The genome window TTAACATCAATGAGCGATGTTGAACGGGAAATTGAGTTAAGTTTGAATGAATTGAGTAAAACGGTTTCCCATTTTGTTGAAGTTACGATAAAAAATGCTAATAACTTACCTTTAACTGTAGTTAAGTCGATTGAAGATGATTCTTTTGCAGGTGGCTTAGCTCCAAAAGAATTTGAAGATAATTATACGATTGTTATTAAGATTAATGTGCAGATTACCAAAAGTGATGTCTTTTCAGAGTTGGATCAGACTTTTTGGAATGAAAGTGCTGAACAAATTTTTTCAACTGAGAACGTTGAAGCAGAAGTATTGCCTTTACTAAAAAATTATCGGTTTCTTCAAGATCTTGTACGCGATCCTGATTTTTTATCAAGCCTTAAAAATGAAACATTTGAATTAATTAATGAAAGAAAGAGTGAGAATGATCAGTCATGATAATTAAAAAAGTTAACATCTTTGGTTTTGGTAAATGGGTTGATACAAGTTTTGATACTGCCGATGATTTTCATATTTTCTATGGTTTAAATGAAGCAGGTAAAACCACTTTAAGGGCTTTTATCCGTGGGGTTCTGTTTGGCTTTGGTAAAAAAACGGATACTGATAAATATAAGCCCCGCTTTGGTTCATCGTTTGGAGGGGAACTTTTAGTTTCTCAAAATGGCGTTGATTATCTGATTCGCCGAGTAGGGGGGTTACGTAGTCGTAGCGGCAGTGTAATAGTGACTTCTGAAGGCAAAGAATACGATGAAAGTAAGTTGCATGAACTTTTAGGAGCTGCAGATTTATCTCTTTATGAAAATATTTTTGAATTTGATGAAAATGCACTAAATGAGGTTTTTAGGTTAAAAAAAGATGATTTTACCGATCAAATTTTACACATCGGAATGACTGGCTCTCAAGATTGGCTAAATCTTAGTAATAGTCTAGCTAGTGATGCGGGAACAATTTTTAAACCTTCGGGAACTAAACCGCTCTTAAATTTAGCGATGAAAGAGCACCGAGATTTGGAGAAGAAGGTTTCTGAAGCAGGGCAAGAAAATAACATTTTTAATGAACTGCAGCAACAAAATAAAGAGCTTTCGCAAAATAAAGAGCAGATTCATCAACAAATTGAGAAAAAAAATAATACAATTAAAAAGTTGCAACAATTAAATGATAATTGGCATAACTATGACGAATATTTAACACTTTTAAATTCGATTTCAAACCGGAGAAATCTTGATGTTGATCTCTATGATGATTTTATGAAACAAAAAAAAGACTTTGAAACCGCAAAAGAAGATCTTAAAATAGCGCGGGAAGAAGTTGATAAAATCACAGAAAGTACGATTACCAACAATCCTCGGTATGCTTTTTATCTCGATAATAAGGAAGAATTTGATGATTTAGAAAGTAAACTTTCTGAAGTTACAAGTGTCTGTGAAAAAAATGAAAAAATTAGCGACCAGATCGCTGAATTGACAAAAGATCAAAATGATTTACTAGTTAAAAATGCTTTTAAGATGGAAACCGAGGAGATGTCTAAAGAGGATTATCTTCATGGATTAGAACTTAAAAGAAATTATGATGAGTTGGAAGATGTTCGGGCAAGCATTCAAGGGCGAACAACTATTGATAGTCCTAAATCAACAAAAGCTGCAGCTCGTAATCGGAGTAAAAAAAATTGGGCGCCAACAATCATTTGTCTTTTAATTGGTCTAGTGGTCGGAGCTGTTGGAATGATGATGGGGTCAATTGGGCATATCGTTAGTATTGCTGGAGTCATTATTGGAGTGCTAGCAGCGATTATAAGTTATGTTGTATCAAGTCCCGTTAATACGAGAGAACCAGATGAGTCTGCGGTTGTTGATGACAAAACAAGGATAGAAGATGAACTGAAGCATGTTAATCTAAGGATGCAGGATTTAGTTCGAGAATTAACGAACCTAAAAGATAAATATCGTTATGAATATCCAATTGATACTTTCTTAGGTTTTCAGCTTGATCTGAAGAAGCTTCATGAAAATGCTGAAAAAAAGAAAAAACTCGAAGAAGATCAAGACAAATATTGGGAACAAGTTAATGATTATTTTTCTGAGTTTGATTTTGCCAAAAATTGGATTCAAATTCAGCTTAAAGATCAAGTCGCAACATTGAATTTGATTAGCTCATTTTTTGAGGATATGGCTAATATTTCAACGGTTAATGCGCAAAATGAAGAGAAGAAGAAGTTCTATGTTACTAAAATTAATAAACTGAACTTTGAGATGGATGACGCAAATAAAGAAATGGCACGATTGCTTAGAGATAATGGTTTGCAATCTGAAATGGAATTAGAAGTCTATCATCATGATCTTTTGAATCGCGAAAGACAGCGAGAACAGCTTAAAATTTACGAAAGCAACCTAAGTAGTTTACTACCGGAACTTAAAAAATTTGATAATTACGAGCAGCTAAAATGGTCTCTTGATCAAAATAGTAAAGATGTTAAAGAACTTACGGAACAAGAACGTGAAATTGGTAAAGAGATTCTCAGTAATCAAAGCCAGTTGCAGGGAGTTATCAATACTGAAAAATATGATCAACTAAGACAAGATCTCGCTAATTTGGAATCAAGAATTGAAAGTTTAACTAAAAGTTGGATTACTAATTATTTAGGTAGCAATTGGATAAAAGCAGCTTTGGATGATGCAACGCAAGAAAGATTTCCTCAAATTATTGATCATGCGAGCGAATACTTCAATGTATTGACTGATAATCGTTATCGGGGAATAAATTTTGAAGGTGATACGATCAATGTTGAAAGACTTGATAGTCAAACGTTTGAAATAGCTGAGTTATCTCAAGGCACAGCTGAACAGTTATATGTTGCTTTGCGATTTGCTTTTGCAATAAGTTTCTTAGATAAAATCCAGTTACCATTAATTATTGATGATGCATTTATAAATTTTGACGTTGTCAGACGGGCTAAAGTAATCGAACTTATTCAAAAATTAGCAGTTTCTACTCAATTGTTATTCTTTACGACAGATCTAGGAATCAGAAATCAGTTTGTTTCTTCTAATCATTTAACAGAGCTGATAGTTTGATCATTAGAACTGTTAAAAAACGCCAAAAGGCGTTTTTTGTTTGCCACAATTAATATCAGGAGGAAGTACAGATGACAAGAAGTCATAATTGATCAAAAATAATCTATAAATTGTAACCACTTCAGGGATTAGTGTAATTGATCACAAAAGAAAATAGTAGTTATAAAATGCGAATTTTCAATAAATCAAAGCACAAAAAAACAAGGCAATCAATTTACCTTGTTTTTTAATAAAACTATTTATTGCTTGAACCTTGCTGTGTAGCTCCTTGTTGCTGAGTAGGAGTCTGAGTCTGATAGAATGCCGAAAGAACATCCTTCAAATCTTTATCCTTATCAACAATTTTAGCATCAACATCTTTAAGAACTTTACCATAAATTGGATTCATAACTGTTGTATCTTTTTGCCATTGCGTATAGACCTGATCAGTTAATTCCTTCTTATGCTCAGCTAAGGTACCTTTAGCAGGTTTCTTGATTAAACGAATAATAAAGTAGCCATTTCCAGTTTGATACTTAACTGGTTCTTTTGTATAATCGCCTTCTTTGTTTAGCTTAGCAGCAGCAGCTGTAAATCCACTATCAAGGTTACTTGATTTTGGATCGAAAGGATCGATTTTACCACCATTGTTCTTTGAAGAAGTATCTTTAGAATTCTCTTTAGCTAATTTACTAAAGTTCTTTTCTGTTGGGTCTTCTTCATATTTCTTAATCAAATCTTTAGCTGTATTTTCATCGTCAACTAAAATATGTTGAACAGTGATTTTTGGAGTATAGTTCTTCCAAGCACTGTCTAAAGCGTCTTTAAACTTCTTGCTGCTGGTTGGCTGTTTGTCTTTTAAAGCAGCTGTTGCAAGTAAGCCATTTCTGAGAACTTTCTTGTAAGATGATTCAGTATAACCACTTTGCTTCAACATACTAGGTAGGCTAGAGCCATATTGATCTTCTAAATTTTTATATTGCTTATCAATTTCAGACTTTTTAACTTTACTACCATACTTTTGTTCAAGCGCGTCTGCTAAAACCAAGTTTTGTAATGTTTGTTTTCCAGTTGAAGATTCCTTTAAAGCTGTATAATAATCATCCTGGGTAATTGTTTTACCTTTCATCGTGGCAACATTTTTACTACCACTGGAACAACCTACGAGCAGGAGAGAAACAGATAAAATAGTCCCTGCTAAAAACTTTTTTTGCATGTATGTACTTCCTAAATTAAATTTTTTCACAACAAAGTAGATTCTATCACAAAAAAATAAAAATGGAAAATAATTTTAAAGGCGCAAAAAAAACAAGGAGAATTAATTTACCTTGTTTCTAATCTATTACTTGTTTGAGTTTTGTTGAGTAGTAGGGGTCTGGGTTTGATAGAATGAAGATAGAACATCCTTTAAATCTTTATCTTTATCAACAATCTTAGTGTCAACTTCCTTAAGGACTTTACCGTAAATTGGATTCATAACAGTTGCATCAGATTGCCATTGATTATAAATTTGTTCCGTCAATTCTTTCTTGTGATCAGCAAATTTACCCTTGTTTGGCGTCTTAATTAAACGAATAATATAGAAACCGCTCGTTGATCCTTTGACTGGTTCTTTGGTGTAATCGCCTTGTTTTTTCAATTTTCCAGCAGCCTCTTTTAAATTCGTATCGAGATTTGCTTGCTGGTTTGTTGTTGATTTAGGATCAAATTCAGCTAACTTTCCACCGTTATCCTTTGATGATGTATCTTTAGAATTCTCTTTAGCCAACTTGCTAAAGTTTGCTTCGGTTGGATCTTCTTCGTATTTCTTAATCAGATCTTTAGCAGTGTTTTCGTCATCGACTTGAATACTTTGAACAGAAATTTTTGGAGAATAACTCTTCCAAGCGCTGTCTAAAGCATCCTTAAATTTCTTACTGCTTTCTGGTTGCTTATCTTTTAAAGCTGCTTTTGCAAGCAAACGGCTCTTGATAGATTTCTTATATGAAGACTCAGTATAACCGGCTTGCTTCAACATAGCTGGTAAGCTGCCTTTATATTGGTCTTCTAATTTTTTGTATTCAGCGTCTATCTCAGATTTTTTAACTTTGTCATTATACTTCTGCTCAAGAGCATCGGTTAAAATCAAATTTTGTAATGTAGATTTTCCGGCTTGAGATTCCTTTAAGGCTTTATAATAATCTTCTTGGGTAATCGTTTTACCCTTCATAGTGGCAACTGCTTGATTGCCACTAGAACAACCTACAAGCAGAAGAGATACAGATAAGATTACGCCTGCTAATTTTTTTGTTTGCATGTATGTCCTTCCTGAATTAAATATTTTACAATAGGCTAGATTTTATCATAACTGAAATTGAATTGTAAAGATGTGAAAGCTGAGTTTAATGTTTAGGAAAATCGTTACTCAGATTTTGGAGATTGCTTTGGATTTTTTTAACTTTGAAGTTCATCAAATATGAAAATTCATTGATCTCTTTTGTTAAATTTTTTACGGTGGGCTTGAGGAGTTGCTCATTCTTCAATTGCAATTTGTTGAGATCTTTATTAAATTGTTGATATTTTTCGTTAACAATTTTAGAATTATCTGATAAATTTTGCAGCCAGATTAAATTTTCTTCGCGTTTAAAAAAATCGTAAATTTTATAACCGGCCCATGCTGTACCCGCAATCATAATGATTTTTTTAAATTTCATTTTTGATTTCCTCCGCTAATTTAGCTAATCGCTCAGGTTGATAATGAGAACTATTATCAGTAAATTTCAGCGTAAAGGTATCGCTATTGGTGTATCGTGGTATAAAATGGATGTGGGAGTGAAATACTGATTGACCAGCTAGCTCTCCATTGTTGTTGATGATGTTTAATCCCTGAAGGTCTGGTAACGCTTGTTTAAGAGCGTTAGCCACTAAGGGAACTCTACCAAAAACAGCCTCTGCTAGTTTTTCATCGTATTCAAAAACATCTTTTACATGTTTCTTTGGGATTAAAAGAGTGTGACCAAGGGTTGTTTGCGAAAGGTCCAAAAATGAGTAAACAAATTCATCTTCGTAAACTTTGTAACTTGGCACATCTCCGTTTATAATTTTACAAAATATACAATCATTCAAAATTCTATTCTCCAGTAGGTTAAAATATATGTCACTTAAATTATTGCACGTGTCCGGAGGTTATTCAAATTTACTTATTCTCCGTGACGTTAGTTTTGAAATTAAAAAAGGTGAAGTCCTGGCATTAATTGGGTTAAATGGTGCCGGTAAATCGACTACTATTAAGCATATTTTGGGGCTGTTAACTCCCGTATCTGGGAAGATCACGATTGATGATCAGACAATTTCAAATGATTTTTCTGCTTACGAAAAAAAAATTGCTTATGTTCCAGAGCAGCCAGATTTTTACCGGCAGTTGACGCTACAGGAACATCTTGATTTAGTAATGGAAGTTTATCGATCAGATGACGATAAGACCAGAAATGAAGCCAAAAGATTACTGAAAATGTTCCGGCTTGAAGATAAACTCGATTGGCTGCCCGTTCATTTTTCCAAAGGAATGCAGCAAAAAATGATGCTTACAGCAGCTTTAATGCTTGATTGCGAGTTGCTTATCATTGATGAACCTTTTGTGGGTCTTGATCCGGTAGCAATTGACGATTTAATCAAATTGATTAATGAAAAAAAGAAAAGCGGGAAGTCGGTTTTAATGTCAACTCATATTTTGGCTAATGCTCAGAATCTTGCTGATCAATTTGTACTTTTAAACCAGGGAAGAGTTCAAGCTCAAGGAAACTTGGATGAAGTTCGTCAAACTGTTGGGATGCCCAAAGCTTCTTTAGAAGAAATTTATTTAAAACTGGCGAAGGGTGAATTTAAGCAATGAAATCCATTTTTCGAAAAAGATTTCAAGAAAACTTAGTTTCGAATACGAAATATTTGAGATATGTTTTTAATGACCATTTTGTTTTAATTTTATTAATCCTTGTCGGATACTTCGCTTATTTATACTCTC of Xylocopilactobacillus apicola contains these proteins:
- a CDS encoding ATP-binding protein; the protein is MIIKKVNIFGFGKWVDTSFDTADDFHIFYGLNEAGKTTLRAFIRGVLFGFGKKTDTDKYKPRFGSSFGGELLVSQNGVDYLIRRVGGLRSRSGSVIVTSEGKEYDESKLHELLGAADLSLYENIFEFDENALNEVFRLKKDDFTDQILHIGMTGSQDWLNLSNSLASDAGTIFKPSGTKPLLNLAMKEHRDLEKKVSEAGQENNIFNELQQQNKELSQNKEQIHQQIEKKNNTIKKLQQLNDNWHNYDEYLTLLNSISNRRNLDVDLYDDFMKQKKDFETAKEDLKIAREEVDKITESTITNNPRYAFYLDNKEEFDDLESKLSEVTSVCEKNEKISDQIAELTKDQNDLLVKNAFKMETEEMSKEDYLHGLELKRNYDELEDVRASIQGRTTIDSPKSTKAAARNRSKKNWAPTIICLLIGLVVGAVGMMMGSIGHIVSIAGVIIGVLAAIISYVVSSPVNTREPDESAVVDDKTRIEDELKHVNLRMQDLVRELTNLKDKYRYEYPIDTFLGFQLDLKKLHENAEKKKKLEEDQDKYWEQVNDYFSEFDFAKNWIQIQLKDQVATLNLISSFFEDMANISTVNAQNEEKKKFYVTKINKLNFEMDDANKEMARLLRDNGLQSEMELEVYHHDLLNRERQREQLKIYESNLSSLLPELKKFDNYEQLKWSLDQNSKDVKELTEQEREIGKEILSNQSQLQGVINTEKYDQLRQDLANLESRIESLTKSWITNYLGSNWIKAALDDATQERFPQIIDHASEYFNVLTDNRYRGINFEGDTINVERLDSQTFEIAELSQGTAEQLYVALRFAFAISFLDKIQLPLIIDDAFINFDVVRRAKVIELIQKLAVSTQLLFFTTDLGIRNQFVSSNHLTELIV
- a CDS encoding peptidylprolyl isomerase; amino-acid sequence: MQKKFLAGTILSVSLLLVGCSSGSKNVATMKGKTITQDDYYTALKESSTGKQTLQNLVLADALEQKYGSKVKKSEIDKQYKNLEDQYGSSLPSMLKQSGYTESSYKKVLRNGLLATAALKDKQPTSSKKFKDALDSAWKNYTPKITVQHILVDDENTAKDLIKKYEEDPTEKNFSKLAKENSKDTSSKNNGGKIDPFDPKSSNLDSGFTAAAAKLNKEGDYTKEPVKYQTGNGYFIIRLIKKPAKGTLAEHKKELTDQVYTQWQKDTTVMNPIYGKVLKDVDAKIVDKDKDLKDVLSAFYQTQTPTQQQGATQQGSSNK
- a CDS encoding peptidylprolyl isomerase, giving the protein MQTKKLAGVILSVSLLLVGCSSGNQAVATMKGKTITQEDYYKALKESQAGKSTLQNLILTDALEQKYNDKVKKSEIDAEYKKLEDQYKGSLPAMLKQAGYTESSYKKSIKSRLLAKAALKDKQPESSKKFKDALDSAWKSYSPKISVQSIQVDDENTAKDLIKKYEEDPTEANFSKLAKENSKDTSSKDNGGKLAEFDPKSTTNQQANLDTNLKEAAGKLKKQGDYTKEPVKGSTSGFYIIRLIKTPNKGKFADHKKELTEQIYNQWQSDATVMNPIYGKVLKEVDTKIVDKDKDLKDVLSSFYQTQTPTTQQNSNK
- a CDS encoding HIT family protein, whose translation is MNDCIFCKIINGDVPSYKVYEDEFVYSFLDLSQTTLGHTLLIPKKHVKDVFEYDEKLAEAVFGRVPLVANALKQALPDLQGLNIINNNGELAGQSVFHSHIHFIPRYTNSDTFTLKFTDNSSHYQPERLAKLAEEIKNEI
- a CDS encoding ABC transporter ATP-binding protein, translating into MSLKLLHVSGGYSNLLILRDVSFEIKKGEVLALIGLNGAGKSTTIKHILGLLTPVSGKITIDDQTISNDFSAYEKKIAYVPEQPDFYRQLTLQEHLDLVMEVYRSDDDKTRNEAKRLLKMFRLEDKLDWLPVHFSKGMQQKMMLTAALMLDCELLIIDEPFVGLDPVAIDDLIKLINEKKKSGKSVLMSTHILANAQNLADQFVLLNQGRVQAQGNLDEVRQTVGMPKASLEEIYLKLAKGEFKQ